The following are encoded together in the Robertmurraya sp. FSL R5-0851 genome:
- the citZ gene encoding citrate synthase, with amino-acid sequence MTATRGLEGVVATTSSVSSIIDDTLTYVGYDIDDLAENASFEEVIYLLWHRRLPTQQELAELKSQLSVNAELPKQVLEHFKLYPINEVHPMGALRTAVSLLGLYDEESDVMEEQANYRKAVRLQAKMPAIVTAFARIRKGLEPIPPRTDLSFAANFLYMLSGKEPEPIAIEAFNKALVLHADHELNASTFTARVCVATLSDVYSGVTSAIGALKGPLHGGANEAVMKMLTEIGTLENVDTYVRGKLANKEKIMGFGHRVYRKGDPRAKHLKLMAEKLTNLTGEPHWFEMSTKIENIVTGEKNLPPNVDFYSASVYHSLGIDHDLFTPIFAVSRVSGWLAHILEQYENNRLIRPRADYTGPGMQKYVAVEQRG; translated from the coding sequence ATGACAGCAACACGTGGTCTTGAAGGGGTAGTAGCTACGACTTCCTCTGTCAGTTCAATCATTGATGATACACTAACATACGTAGGGTACGATATTGATGACTTAGCAGAGAATGCCAGCTTTGAAGAAGTAATCTATCTTCTTTGGCATAGAAGACTTCCTACACAACAAGAACTAGCAGAGTTAAAAAGCCAATTGTCGGTAAATGCAGAGCTACCCAAACAAGTGCTTGAGCATTTTAAGTTATATCCAATTAATGAAGTACACCCAATGGGTGCACTTCGAACGGCTGTTTCGCTCTTAGGCTTGTATGACGAAGAAAGCGATGTAATGGAAGAGCAAGCAAACTATCGCAAGGCAGTTCGACTTCAAGCTAAGATGCCTGCAATTGTGACAGCATTTGCGCGTATTCGAAAAGGGTTGGAGCCAATCCCTCCTAGAACGGACTTAAGCTTTGCCGCAAATTTCCTTTACATGCTTTCAGGCAAAGAGCCGGAGCCTATTGCAATTGAAGCCTTTAACAAGGCACTTGTCCTTCATGCAGATCATGAATTAAATGCTTCTACATTCACCGCTCGTGTATGTGTAGCCACTTTATCGGATGTATATTCTGGTGTAACATCAGCGATTGGAGCATTAAAGGGTCCATTACATGGTGGAGCTAATGAAGCTGTAATGAAGATGTTAACTGAGATTGGAACATTAGAAAATGTTGATACTTATGTTCGTGGAAAGTTAGCGAACAAGGAAAAAATCATGGGCTTTGGTCACCGTGTTTACAGAAAAGGAGACCCTCGTGCAAAACACTTAAAGCTTATGGCAGAGAAACTTACTAACTTAACAGGAGAACCACATTGGTTTGAAATGTCTACAAAAATTGAGAACATTGTAACCGGTGAAAAGAATCTTCCACCAAATGTAGACTTCTACTCTGCTTCTGTATATCATAGCTTAGGAATTGACCACGATTTATTTACTCCAATCTTTGCAGTCAGCCGCGTTTCTGGTTGGTTAGCTCATATTCTAGAACAATATGAAAATAATCGATTGATTCGTCCAAGAGCCGATTATACTGGTCCTGGAATGCAAAAATATGTAGCGGTTGAGCAAAGAGGATAA
- the ytvI gene encoding sporulation integral membrane protein YtvI → MIVIVSVLLSVFILIQISKVTYPFIIGLLIAFMLNPFVNFLESKGRLPRALAVLIGIIFIFALFAGFITLLIAEIVSGADYLADVVPRHLDTLIGFIEDFITAQIIPLYNQLTSLFNSLDTGQQDTIITNIQNVGRTIGSTIGDFVQSFFGNIPNILSWFPNAATVVIFSLLATFFISKDWYRLSRFSNKIIPTRAKSSTKRVLEDLKKALFGFIKAQLTLISITTVIILIGLLILRVDYAITIALVTGLVDIIPYLGTGAVFVPWIIYEAIAGEMSLAIGLGVLYIIVLVQRQVMEPKVLSSNIGLDPLATLIALFVGFKLIGFLGLIAGPVTLVIITTLHRAHVFKDVWSFIKGKEA, encoded by the coding sequence ATGATCGTAATTGTTAGTGTGCTTTTGTCCGTTTTTATCCTGATTCAAATTTCAAAGGTTACATACCCCTTTATCATCGGACTTTTAATTGCTTTTATGCTAAACCCATTTGTAAATTTTTTAGAAAGCAAAGGTCGGTTACCTAGAGCACTTGCCGTTTTAATCGGTATTATCTTTATTTTTGCTTTATTTGCAGGTTTCATTACTTTATTAATTGCAGAAATTGTGTCTGGTGCAGACTATTTAGCTGATGTCGTCCCAAGACATTTGGATACTCTTATTGGTTTCATCGAGGACTTTATCACTGCTCAGATTATTCCACTCTATAATCAATTAACAAGCTTATTTAATTCATTAGATACCGGGCAACAAGATACGATAATAACTAATATACAAAATGTCGGAAGAACCATTGGATCTACGATAGGTGATTTTGTACAAAGCTTCTTTGGAAACATACCTAATATCCTATCTTGGTTTCCAAATGCTGCAACAGTAGTCATATTCTCCTTGTTGGCCACTTTTTTCATTAGTAAAGATTGGTATCGCCTGTCAAGGTTTAGCAATAAGATTATTCCAACACGTGCAAAAAGCAGCACAAAGAGAGTACTTGAAGACTTAAAAAAAGCGTTATTTGGCTTTATAAAAGCTCAACTAACTCTAATATCTATTACAACTGTTATCATCCTTATTGGGCTTTTAATATTACGTGTAGATTATGCGATTACCATCGCACTTGTAACAGGATTAGTCGATATTATTCCTTACTTAGGAACAGGTGCTGTATTTGTTCCGTGGATTATTTATGAGGCTATTGCAGGAGAGATGAGTTTAGCTATTGGTTTAGGAGTTTTGTATATCATTGTGCTAGTTCAACGACAGGTCATGGAGCCAAAAGTATTATCCTCTAACATAGGTCTTGATCCTCTTGCCACATTAATTGCGTTATTTGTTGGCTTTAAATTAATTGGCTTCTTAGGGTTAATTGCAGGTCCTGTTACCCTCGTCATCATCACAACCTTGCACCGTGCACATGTATTTAAAGATGTTTGGTCCTTTATTAAGGGAAAAGAAGCATAG
- the icd gene encoding NADP-dependent isocitrate dehydrogenase: protein MQGEKITVTNGVLNVPNHPVVPFIEGDGTGPDIWAAASRVLDAAVEKAYNGEKKIVWKEVLAGEKAFNQTGEWLPSETLELINEYLIAIKGPLTTPIGGGIRSLNVALRQELDLYVCLRPVRWFEGVPSPVKRPQDTDMVIFRENTEDIYAGIEYAKGSDEVKKLISFLQTEMGVNKIRFPETSGLGIKPVSEEGTERLVRAAIEYAIKEGRKSLTLVHKGNIMKFTEGAFKNWGYELVEREYGDKVFTWAQYDRIKDEQGTEAANQAQADAEAQGKIIVKDAIADIFLQQILTRPREFDVVATMNLNGDYISDALAAQVGGIGIAPGANINYVTGHAIFEATHGTAPKYAGLDKVNPSSVILSGVLMLEHLGWNEAAKLIVDSMEKSIASKVVTYDFARLMDGATEVKCSEFGDVLIKNMG from the coding sequence ATGCAAGGTGAAAAAATTACTGTAACAAATGGAGTTTTAAATGTACCAAATCATCCAGTAGTACCTTTTATTGAAGGAGACGGTACGGGTCCTGACATTTGGGCTGCGGCTTCTAGAGTGCTAGATGCTGCTGTTGAAAAAGCTTATAACGGTGAAAAGAAAATTGTTTGGAAAGAAGTACTAGCAGGTGAAAAGGCGTTCAATCAAACGGGAGAATGGCTACCAAGTGAAACGTTAGAATTAATTAACGAATATTTGATTGCTATTAAAGGGCCTTTAACAACACCGATTGGTGGCGGAATTCGTTCACTAAATGTTGCTCTTCGCCAAGAGCTTGATTTATATGTATGTTTACGTCCTGTTCGTTGGTTTGAAGGAGTTCCTTCACCAGTTAAACGTCCTCAAGATACAGACATGGTCATTTTCCGTGAAAATACAGAAGACATTTACGCTGGTATCGAATATGCAAAAGGTTCAGATGAAGTGAAAAAGCTTATTTCTTTCCTTCAAACTGAAATGGGAGTAAATAAAATCCGCTTCCCTGAAACATCTGGACTTGGGATCAAGCCAGTGTCTGAAGAAGGAACTGAACGTCTAGTTCGTGCTGCAATTGAGTATGCAATTAAAGAGGGACGTAAATCTCTAACTCTTGTTCATAAAGGTAACATCATGAAATTCACTGAAGGTGCGTTTAAGAACTGGGGCTATGAGCTTGTTGAGAGAGAATACGGCGATAAAGTGTTCACATGGGCACAGTATGACCGTATTAAAGATGAACAAGGTACAGAGGCTGCAAATCAAGCTCAAGCTGATGCAGAAGCTCAAGGAAAAATCATCGTGAAGGATGCAATTGCAGATATATTCCTTCAACAAATTCTAACTCGCCCACGTGAGTTTGATGTGGTTGCTACGATGAACCTTAATGGAGACTATATTTCTGATGCACTTGCTGCGCAGGTGGGTGGAATTGGTATTGCACCTGGAGCAAACATCAACTATGTGACAGGTCATGCAATTTTTGAAGCTACACACGGTACAGCACCGAAGTATGCGGGATTAGATAAAGTAAACCCTTCATCTGTTATTCTTTCTGGTGTATTAATGCTTGAACACCTAGGTTGGAATGAGGCAGCGAAGCTAATCGTCGATTCAATGGAGAAGTCAATCGCTTCTAAAGTGGTAACTTATGACTTTGCTCGTTTGATGGATGGAGCAACAGAAGTGAAGTGCTCAGAATTTGGAGATGTGCTTATTAAGAACATGGGATAA
- the pyk gene encoding pyruvate kinase, whose protein sequence is MRKTKIVCTIGPASESVEKLTQLIEAGMNVARLNFSHGDHEEHGARIRNIREASKQTGKTVAILLDTKGPEIRTNNMVDGAIELVAGNDVIVSMTEVEGTVDKFSITYPGLIDDVNEGSKILLDDGLIGLEVTKIDRDAGEIYTKILNTGTLKNKKGVNVPGVSVNLPGITEKDANDIVFGIEQGIDFIAASFVRRASDVLEIRRLLEEQNATHIHIIPKIENQEGVDKINEILEISDGLMVARGDLGVEIPAEEVPLVQKSLIKKCNAQGKPVITATQMLDSMQRNPRPTRAEASDVANAIFDGTDAIMLSGETAAGVYPVEAVQTMHNIASRAESALDHKEILSNRSKENDHNITDAIGQSVAHTALNLDANAIIAPTESGHTARMISKYRPKAPIVAVTSDDGVARRLSLAWGVYPQIGKQANTTDEMLDTAVEESLNSGIVSRGDLVVITAGAVNVKGTTNLMKIHVVGDVVLKAQGIGRKTAFGKVVIANSAKEALDKVTEGSILVTIGSDAEMVPAIEKCSALVTEEGGLTSHAAVVGLSLGIPVIVGAEGATTSLKDGQEVTIDASHGVIYNGHASVL, encoded by the coding sequence ATGCGTAAAACAAAAATTGTTTGTACTATAGGCCCAGCAAGTGAAAGCGTAGAAAAATTAACACAGCTGATTGAGGCTGGGATGAATGTTGCTCGTCTAAACTTCTCTCACGGTGACCATGAAGAGCATGGTGCACGTATTAGAAATATCCGTGAAGCTTCAAAGCAAACCGGAAAAACAGTTGCTATTCTGTTAGATACAAAAGGTCCAGAAATTCGTACAAATAATATGGTTGATGGTGCAATTGAGTTAGTTGCAGGTAACGATGTGATTGTATCAATGACCGAGGTAGAAGGAACAGTTGATAAATTCTCCATTACATATCCTGGATTAATTGATGATGTGAACGAAGGTTCAAAAATTTTACTAGATGACGGTTTAATCGGCTTAGAAGTAACTAAGATTGACCGTGATGCTGGAGAAATTTATACGAAAATTTTAAATACGGGCACACTTAAAAATAAAAAAGGTGTAAACGTTCCAGGTGTTTCAGTTAATCTGCCAGGAATCACAGAAAAGGATGCGAACGATATTGTTTTTGGTATCGAGCAAGGAATTGACTTTATTGCTGCTTCCTTTGTACGTCGTGCATCCGATGTACTAGAAATTCGCCGTTTATTAGAGGAACAAAATGCAACACATATCCACATTATTCCTAAAATTGAAAATCAAGAAGGTGTTGATAAAATCAACGAAATTCTTGAAATCTCTGACGGACTAATGGTTGCACGTGGAGACCTTGGAGTAGAAATTCCTGCGGAAGAGGTACCTCTTGTTCAAAAAAGTTTAATTAAAAAATGTAACGCACAAGGGAAGCCAGTTATTACGGCTACACAAATGCTTGATTCTATGCAACGTAACCCACGTCCAACAAGAGCGGAAGCAAGTGACGTAGCCAATGCTATCTTTGATGGAACAGACGCTATTATGCTCTCAGGGGAAACAGCTGCTGGTGTGTATCCTGTAGAAGCGGTTCAAACGATGCATAACATTGCATCTCGTGCAGAATCTGCATTGGATCATAAAGAAATCTTATCTAACCGTAGCAAAGAAAATGATCATAATATTACAGATGCAATTGGGCAATCAGTTGCGCACACAGCATTAAATCTGGATGCAAATGCGATCATTGCTCCTACTGAAAGTGGACATACGGCTAGAATGATCTCTAAATACCGTCCTAAGGCTCCAATTGTGGCTGTTACTTCTGATGACGGTGTAGCCCGACGTCTATCACTAGCTTGGGGTGTGTATCCTCAAATCGGAAAACAAGCCAATACTACTGATGAAATGCTTGATACAGCGGTAGAGGAAAGCTTAAACAGTGGAATCGTTTCTCGCGGAGATTTAGTGGTAATTACTGCAGGTGCGGTCAATGTTAAAGGCACAACAAACTTAATGAAAATTCATGTTGTTGGAGATGTAGTACTAAAAGCTCAAGGAATTGGAAGAAAAACAGCTTTTGGTAAAGTGGTGATTGCTAACTCAGCGAAAGAAGCGTTAGATAAAGTAACAGAAGGTTCTATCCTTGTTACGATTGGCTCAGATGCTGAGATGGTTCCAGCAATTGAAAAATGCAGTGCGTTAGTTACGGAAGAAGGCGGCTTAACAAGTCATGCTGCAGTAGTAGGACTGAGTCTTGGGATTCCAGTAATTGTAGGCGCTGAAGGTGCAACTACTAGCTTAAAGGATGGTCAAGAAGTTACGATTGACGCTTCACATGGTGTTATTTATAACGGTCACGCGAGCGTTCTATAA
- a CDS encoding FxsA family protein: MRYIVLLLIIIPAAEIGLLLLSGKTIGIWTTITLIVLTGLLGAYLAKQQGLDTIRKAQHLLQSGQMPGDVLLDGVCIIIGGTLLLTPGFITDATGFLLLVPPTRKFFKILLSKAFHNWMNKGKIKIIK, translated from the coding sequence TTGCGTTATATCGTTTTACTATTAATTATTATACCGGCAGCAGAAATCGGTCTTTTGCTCTTATCAGGTAAGACTATTGGCATCTGGACTACCATCACCCTTATCGTTCTAACTGGCTTGCTTGGTGCCTACCTAGCAAAGCAACAAGGACTAGATACGATAAGAAAGGCTCAACATCTCCTTCAATCCGGTCAAATGCCTGGCGATGTACTATTGGATGGAGTTTGTATTATTATCGGTGGCACACTTCTATTAACACCAGGTTTTATAACAGATGCAACAGGCTTCCTATTACTGGTACCGCCAACAAGAAAATTCTTCAAAATCTTACTCAGCAAGGCATTCCACAACTGGATGAACAAAGGAAAAATTAAGATAATAAAATAA
- a CDS encoding DUF441 domain-containing protein: MLTQASLFLFILLVIGFIAKNQSLIIAVGVLLLLKIIGVDSKIFSYIQSKGINWGVTVITFAVLAPIASGEIGFRDLTAAFKSPYAWIALISGMAVALIAKGGITLLAKDPHITTALVLGTILAVSLFKGVAVGPLIGAGIAYLAMKFFELF; the protein is encoded by the coding sequence TTGCTAACACAAGCTAGCCTATTTTTGTTCATTTTATTAGTAATTGGTTTTATTGCAAAAAACCAATCTTTAATCATTGCCGTTGGGGTACTTTTGTTACTAAAAATAATCGGCGTGGATTCAAAAATCTTTTCTTATATTCAATCCAAAGGAATTAACTGGGGAGTTACTGTTATTACTTTTGCCGTACTAGCCCCTATTGCAAGTGGTGAAATTGGGTTTAGAGACCTAACAGCTGCCTTTAAATCACCTTATGCATGGATTGCTTTAATATCTGGAATGGCAGTTGCGTTGATCGCAAAAGGTGGTATAACCCTTTTAGCAAAGGATCCCCATATAACCACCGCTCTTGTGCTAGGAACGATCTTGGCTGTTTCACTTTTTAAGGGAGTGGCTGTAGGACCACTAATTGGTGCAGGTATCGCTTATCTAGCAATGAAATTTTTTGAACTCTTCTAA